A single Xylanimonas cellulosilytica DSM 15894 DNA region contains:
- a CDS encoding class II fructose-bisphosphate aldolase codes for MPVVPLKELVDAAFAERYGVPAINIVNDLTLEAVLAGASQARSPLIVQTSVKTVKAYGAKVLFGMWQTMTEGIDVPVTLHLDHCPERDVITECLGIGWNSVLFDASTMPVAENQRQTVEVVAEARAHDAHVEGEIESIKGVEDGIGSDTEPRRHSLETSLTFLRETGVDVFAPAIGNAHGVYSHRPDLDFERVTELVEATGVPIALHGGSGLDDDQFSDLIARGAAKVNISTQLKITYMQANLAFLRDVAEPADKWDPPSLFTHVRQAVVDMTVGLAQRFGSAGKA; via the coding sequence ATGCCTGTGGTACCGCTCAAGGAGCTCGTCGACGCCGCATTCGCGGAGCGCTACGGGGTGCCGGCGATCAACATCGTGAACGACCTGACGCTGGAGGCCGTGCTGGCCGGTGCGTCGCAGGCGCGCAGCCCGCTGATCGTCCAGACGTCGGTCAAGACGGTGAAGGCGTACGGCGCCAAGGTGCTGTTCGGCATGTGGCAGACGATGACCGAGGGCATCGACGTCCCCGTCACGCTGCACCTGGACCACTGCCCGGAGCGCGACGTCATCACCGAATGTCTCGGCATCGGCTGGAACTCGGTGCTGTTCGACGCCTCGACCATGCCGGTCGCCGAGAACCAGCGGCAGACCGTCGAGGTCGTCGCCGAGGCGCGCGCGCACGACGCGCACGTCGAGGGCGAGATCGAGTCGATCAAGGGTGTCGAGGACGGCATCGGCTCCGACACCGAGCCGCGGCGCCACAGCCTCGAGACGTCGCTGACGTTCCTGCGCGAGACCGGCGTCGACGTCTTCGCCCCCGCGATCGGCAACGCGCACGGCGTCTACAGCCACCGCCCCGACCTCGACTTCGAGCGTGTGACCGAGCTGGTCGAGGCCACCGGCGTGCCGATCGCGCTGCACGGCGGCAGCGGCCTCGACGACGACCAGTTCAGCGACCTCATCGCCCGCGGCGCCGCCAAGGTCAACATCTCGACCCAGCTCAAGATCACGTACATGCAGGCCAACCTCGCGTTCCTGCGCGATGTCGCCGAGCCTGCCGACAAATGGGACCCGCCGAGCCTGTTCACGCACGTGCGGCAGGCCGTCGTCGACATGACCGTGGGACTCGCGCAGCGCTTCGGCTCGGCCGGGAAGGCCTGA
- a CDS encoding HAD-IA family hydrolase, whose amino-acid sequence MPALIFDCDGVLADTERAGHLPAFNRTFAELGVPVQWSDDEYRELVRIGGGKERMRSLLTPEFVAAHGYPADEDGQAALLREWHAHKTAAYTALVDAGELPARPGIPRLVAEADDAGWQLAVASTSAEPSVRAVLTHAVGEDLAQRFTVLAGDIVARKKPAPDIYLLALERLGVGADEAVVVEDSGGGLAAALAAGLRTVVTVSAYTADDDFTGAALVVPDLDHGPGPDGTGGPVTVATLTRLLTEDA is encoded by the coding sequence ATGCCCGCCCTGATCTTCGACTGTGACGGCGTCCTCGCCGACACCGAGCGGGCCGGCCACCTGCCCGCCTTCAACCGCACGTTCGCCGAGCTCGGCGTGCCCGTGCAGTGGTCCGACGACGAGTACCGCGAGCTGGTGCGCATCGGCGGCGGCAAGGAGCGTATGCGCTCGCTGCTGACCCCTGAGTTCGTCGCGGCCCACGGCTACCCCGCCGACGAGGACGGCCAGGCCGCGCTGCTCAGGGAGTGGCACGCGCACAAGACCGCCGCCTATACCGCGCTGGTCGACGCCGGCGAGCTGCCCGCGCGCCCGGGCATCCCGCGGCTCGTGGCCGAGGCCGACGACGCCGGCTGGCAGCTCGCGGTCGCCTCGACGTCGGCGGAGCCCAGCGTGCGGGCGGTGCTCACGCACGCGGTGGGCGAGGACCTGGCCCAGCGCTTCACCGTGCTCGCCGGTGACATCGTGGCTCGCAAGAAGCCCGCACCCGACATCTACCTGCTCGCCCTCGAACGGCTCGGGGTCGGGGCCGACGAGGCCGTCGTCGTCGAGGACTCCGGCGGCGGGCTCGCGGCGGCGCTCGCGGCCGGGCTGCGCACCGTCGTCACGGTCAGCGCGTACACGGCCGACGACGACTTCACCGGGGCGGCGCTCGTCGTGCCGGACCTAGACCACGGCCCGGGGCCGGACGGGACCGGCGGACCGGTCACCGTCGCCACCCTCACCCGCCTGCTCACGGAGGACGCATGA
- the dhaL gene encoding dihydroxyacetone kinase subunit DhaL: MTTPSFADVEFVVRSIARTCLDNEKEFGDLDAVVGDGDFGYSLARGFEIVDNDWDSFDRADIGTFLQKIAVTITSRIGGTSGPIWGTAFLRAAGQVKGQTELTGDDVVRMLRAAVEGIKQRGASDVGDKTLLDALVPLTDTIEASIGAGKAPADVVADAAASARQAADATTSMLARRGRAAYTGERSIGSPDAGAVAVAVITERLAAEWATRAADHLL; the protein is encoded by the coding sequence ATGACCACCCCGAGCTTCGCCGACGTCGAGTTCGTCGTCCGCAGCATCGCGCGCACGTGCCTGGACAACGAGAAGGAGTTCGGCGACCTGGACGCCGTCGTGGGCGACGGCGACTTCGGCTACTCGCTCGCGCGCGGGTTCGAGATCGTCGACAACGACTGGGACTCGTTCGACCGCGCCGACATCGGCACGTTCCTGCAGAAGATCGCCGTGACCATCACGAGCCGCATCGGCGGGACGTCCGGCCCGATCTGGGGCACGGCGTTCCTGCGGGCGGCCGGCCAGGTCAAGGGTCAGACCGAGCTGACGGGCGACGACGTCGTGCGGATGCTGCGCGCCGCCGTCGAGGGCATCAAGCAGCGCGGCGCGTCCGACGTCGGAGACAAGACGCTGCTGGACGCGCTGGTCCCCCTGACCGACACGATCGAGGCGTCGATCGGGGCCGGCAAGGCACCCGCGGACGTCGTCGCCGACGCCGCCGCGAGCGCACGCCAGGCCGCGGACGCGACCACCTCCATGCTGGCGCGGCGCGGCCGCGCCGCGTACACCGGCGAGCGCTCCATCGGCTCGCCCGACGCCGGCGCCGTCGCGGTCGCCGTCATCACCGAGCGCCTGGCCGCCGAGTGGGCCACGCGCGCCGCCGACCACCTGCTCTAG
- the dhaK gene encoding dihydroxyacetone kinase subunit DhaK: MKKFVNDPKQFVPQMLQGLALANPDTLTYVPDYNLIMRKDAPRDDKVSIVQGSGSGHEPAHVMTVGKGMLDGACPGDVFSAPPMDYVYETAKLLASPAGVLLLVNNYTGDRMAFEMASELAEADGLKVKTLFIDDDVAVQDSTYTVGRRGVAGNFFVMKAVGAASEEGADLDELLRIGQKVNSVTRTMGLALTPCTPPAKGSPLFELPEDEIEIGVGIHGEPGRRRGRLGTADEMLAEILEPVVKDLPFSSGDRVALMINGLGGTPISELYLLYGRAHQQLTDRGIEIGRSYVGEYCTSLDMAGASLTLVRVDDEIERLLAAPAEIGVRIF; this comes from the coding sequence GTGAAGAAGTTCGTCAACGACCCCAAGCAGTTCGTGCCCCAGATGCTCCAGGGCCTCGCCCTCGCCAACCCCGACACCCTCACCTACGTACCGGACTACAACCTCATCATGCGCAAGGACGCGCCCCGCGACGACAAGGTGTCGATCGTGCAGGGGTCCGGCTCGGGGCACGAGCCGGCCCACGTCATGACGGTCGGCAAGGGGATGCTCGACGGCGCCTGTCCGGGCGACGTGTTCAGCGCCCCGCCGATGGACTATGTGTACGAGACGGCCAAGCTGCTGGCGTCGCCCGCGGGCGTGCTGCTGCTGGTCAACAACTACACGGGCGACCGGATGGCGTTCGAGATGGCGTCCGAGCTGGCCGAGGCCGACGGTCTCAAGGTCAAGACGCTGTTCATCGACGACGACGTCGCCGTCCAGGACTCGACGTACACGGTCGGGCGGCGAGGCGTGGCCGGGAACTTCTTCGTGATGAAGGCGGTGGGCGCGGCCTCCGAGGAGGGGGCGGACCTCGACGAGCTCCTGCGGATCGGCCAGAAGGTCAACTCCGTCACCCGCACCATGGGGCTGGCGCTGACGCCGTGCACCCCGCCCGCCAAGGGCTCGCCGCTGTTCGAGCTGCCCGAGGACGAGATCGAGATCGGCGTCGGCATCCACGGCGAGCCGGGCCGGCGGCGCGGCAGGCTCGGTACGGCCGACGAGATGCTGGCCGAGATCCTCGAGCCCGTGGTCAAGGACCTGCCGTTCTCGTCGGGCGACCGGGTCGCGCTCATGATCAACGGCCTGGGTGGCACGCCGATCAGCGAGCTCTACCTGCTGTACGGGCGGGCGCACCAGCAGCTCACGGACCGCGGGATCGAGATCGGGCGCAGCTACGTGGGCGAGTACTGCACCTCGCTGGACATGGCGGGGGCGTCCCTGACGCTGGTCAGGGTCGACGACGAGATCGAGCGGCTGCTCGCGGCGCCTGCGGAGATCGGGGTGCGGATCTTCTGA
- a CDS encoding urea amidolyase family protein, producing the protein MRILPAGDTALLVELDTLAQATALLASLVADPIPGAGEPVPGARTLLVPFRPHAVSASGLAAALRSRPLVRPDDDVARVVDIPTVYDGEDLTSLAALLGWSPEELVRRHTAATWTVGFMGFAPGFSYLTCTDPAWPQVPRLGSPRTRVPAGAVALAGPYAGVYPRVSPGGWQLVGQTDAAIWDATRTPPVLWAPGDVVRFQPVPPDAVNATRRAPGAEPAPIVPGADATPDLDAGRAVLVVDAGRGTLIQDLGRTGVAHLGVGQSGAADPRSLRAANRAVGNPPGAAAIETEGLLRIRASGDVVVALTGALVTAHVRRDAAGGGVRERPAPSSVPFLLHDGEELALGEPTRGRRTYVAMRGGVDVPVTLGSRSTDTLGGVGPAPLTAGTVLPVGADVAAAVETGDVGAPDPASLPTPGQTTTLRIVVGPHPDWFDDGAATLTAQEWEVTALADRVGIRLAGRPLRRTAARADAELPSEGMVTGAVQVPPNGQPILFLPDHPVTGGYPPVAVVVTADLPLLGQLPTSARVRFARTDEPGA; encoded by the coding sequence GTGCGCATCCTGCCGGCGGGCGACACCGCGCTGCTCGTCGAGCTCGACACGCTCGCGCAGGCGACCGCGCTGCTCGCGTCCCTCGTCGCCGACCCGATCCCGGGAGCCGGCGAGCCCGTCCCCGGGGCCCGCACGCTGCTGGTCCCGTTCCGCCCGCACGCCGTGTCCGCGTCCGGGCTCGCGGCGGCCCTGCGGTCGCGGCCGCTGGTCCGGCCCGACGACGACGTCGCCCGCGTCGTCGACATCCCCACGGTGTACGACGGCGAGGACCTCACCTCGCTGGCCGCGCTGCTCGGCTGGTCGCCCGAGGAGCTGGTCCGGCGGCACACCGCGGCGACGTGGACCGTGGGGTTCATGGGCTTCGCGCCCGGGTTCTCCTATCTGACGTGCACGGACCCGGCCTGGCCGCAGGTGCCCCGGCTCGGGTCGCCGCGCACCCGGGTGCCCGCAGGGGCCGTGGCGCTCGCCGGACCGTACGCCGGGGTCTACCCGCGCGTCAGCCCCGGCGGCTGGCAGCTCGTGGGCCAGACGGACGCCGCGATCTGGGACGCCACCCGCACCCCACCCGTCCTGTGGGCACCCGGCGACGTGGTCCGGTTCCAGCCCGTCCCTCCCGACGCCGTGAACGCGACTCGGAGGGCGCCCGGAGCCGAACCCGCCCCGATCGTGCCTGGCGCCGACGCGACACCAGACCTCGATGCCGGACGGGCGGTGCTCGTCGTCGATGCGGGCCGGGGAACGCTGATCCAGGACCTGGGACGCACCGGCGTGGCGCACCTCGGCGTCGGGCAGTCCGGGGCTGCCGACCCGCGCAGCCTGCGCGCGGCGAACCGGGCCGTCGGCAACCCGCCCGGCGCGGCCGCCATCGAGACCGAAGGGCTCCTGCGCATCCGGGCCTCGGGTGACGTCGTCGTCGCGCTGACCGGTGCCCTGGTGACCGCCCACGTCCGACGGGACGCGGCGGGCGGTGGCGTCCGCGAGCGCCCCGCGCCGAGCAGTGTCCCGTTCCTGCTGCACGACGGCGAGGAGCTCGCGCTCGGCGAACCGACGCGCGGCCGGCGCACCTACGTCGCGATGCGCGGCGGCGTCGACGTTCCCGTCACGTTGGGCAGCCGGTCGACGGACACCCTGGGCGGCGTCGGCCCCGCGCCTCTGACCGCGGGCACCGTGCTCCCCGTCGGCGCGGACGTGGCCGCCGCTGTCGAGACGGGCGACGTCGGCGCCCCCGATCCCGCATCGCTCCCGACCCCCGGGCAGACCACGACGCTACGCATCGTCGTCGGGCCGCACCCCGACTGGTTCGACGACGGCGCCGCCACCCTCACCGCCCAGGAGTGGGAGGTCACGGCGCTCGCGGACCGGGTGGGGATCAGGCTGGCGGGACGCCCCCTGCGCCGGACGGCCGCACGCGCCGATGCCGAGCTGCCGAGCGAGGGCATGGTCACCGGAGCCGTCCAGGTCCCGCCGAACGGGCAGCCGATCCTGTTCCTGCCGGACCACCCGGTGACGGGCGGATACCCCCCGGTCGCCGTCGTCGTCACCGCGGACCTGCCCCTGCTGGGACAGCTCCCGACGAGCGCGCGGGTGCGGTTCGCGCGGACCGACGAGCCCGGTGCGTGA
- a CDS encoding LamB/YcsF family protein encodes MGAVDLNADLGEGFGQWTLGDDAAMLDVVSSANVAGGFHAGDPAGIRRTVRLAAERGVVVGAHVGYRDLAGFGRREMDVPSAELQADIVYQLGALQGLAAAEGTRVAYVKPHGALYNSAQVDERIAHDVAAAVAAVDPTLVLLGLPGSAALAAAGALGLPTAAEAFADRAYTPAGTLVSRREPGAVLHDPELVAARMVRLVTDGVVEAVDGSLVPVRVDSICVHGDSPGAVGLARRLREALTAEGIAIGPFATLLGTAAGAAVGAGAAGPADAAGGSTTRARFVGPGPRTEPMPTNRPAGTREG; translated from the coding sequence ATGGGTGCTGTCGATCTCAACGCGGATCTTGGCGAGGGCTTCGGGCAGTGGACGCTCGGCGACGACGCGGCGATGCTCGACGTCGTCTCCAGCGCCAACGTGGCCGGCGGGTTTCACGCCGGTGACCCGGCCGGGATCCGCCGCACCGTCCGGCTCGCCGCGGAGCGTGGCGTCGTCGTCGGCGCCCACGTCGGGTACCGCGACCTGGCCGGGTTCGGGCGGCGGGAGATGGACGTGCCGAGCGCGGAGCTGCAGGCCGACATCGTCTACCAGCTCGGTGCGCTGCAAGGGCTCGCGGCCGCCGAGGGCACGCGGGTCGCGTACGTGAAGCCGCACGGTGCGCTGTACAACTCGGCGCAGGTGGACGAGCGGATCGCGCACGACGTCGCTGCGGCCGTCGCGGCGGTCGATCCGACGCTGGTGCTGCTGGGGCTGCCCGGGTCGGCGGCGCTGGCCGCGGCGGGCGCGCTCGGGCTGCCGACGGCGGCGGAGGCGTTCGCGGACCGCGCGTACACCCCGGCCGGGACGCTGGTGTCGCGGCGGGAGCCCGGTGCCGTGCTGCACGATCCCGAGCTGGTCGCGGCCCGCATGGTGCGGCTCGTGACCGACGGCGTCGTCGAGGCGGTGGACGGGTCGCTCGTCCCGGTGCGGGTGGACTCGATCTGCGTGCACGGCGACTCCCCCGGCGCGGTCGGCCTGGCCCGCCGGCTGCGCGAGGCCCTGACCGCGGAGGGCATCGCGATCGGCCCGTTCGCGACCCTCCTCGGCACGGCTGCGGGCGCGGCCGTGGGCGCGGGCGCGGCAGGACCGGCCGACGCCGCAGGCGGTTCGACGACTCGTGCCCGGTTCGTGGGCCCGGGTCCACGAACCGAGCCCATGCCCACGAACCGGCCGGCCGGCACCCGCGAGGGCTGA
- a CDS encoding D-alanyl-D-alanine carboxypeptidase family protein: MRAAVTHRGYVRMRTHRAAQLGRFPVAPKSRHSLTPPPPRGGHPLLRRVVSGLSAGVLAAGVLAGTAASSLPGAPGTAAADGAPALAASATVGETAAVSIGLVGGTVTSIPETLDQIFALLERAERAAHDSGREITPAISQAAAELGMLLTTYLAQHDDVAATVGDDADLATAAAAAAGATLPEPVAPRATTDPQVADGAAARKSTAGDESSADESATNDAAVDESGDSDQTAATADNAAADAAAAGTAAEAEAEAEADAEADAAGDVADADADAGADAAGADADAAADADDAPTADEQPEVTFDDVVLAAMRLATLLDSEGVYRVAVSGAAPLTGEGTPLTTMLRDAVERYGRSTDGYANGRIPADVLCALPFASGHRLRCDAAAQLVALNAEYEAKFGRSIPMTDSYRTLESQIVLKVKKPRLAATPGHSLHGWGIAVDLGAPISSGTSREYLWLRLNGPDYGWDNPSWARLDGSKPEPWHFEFFAAGPTPDRALSAEDVALYRAASSAPAGSATQQPTSSSTPEATPTPTPSPTPSPTPSTQPTPTPSTKPTPTPSTKPTPTPSSEPTPTPSTKPTDPAVDPSTDPTGQPSTDPTTDDPTDSPSDEPSDEPTDPTTSDPTDPTTGEPSDEPTGPTTEDPTGPPTDDPAGELTDDPSGEPTDGSTGEPSDGSVGGDPAREPGGDPTDTATDPVGDSAGDPATGPAAGQNENPADVGTQDVPPSDVATGPEPATTPTRGSDDPGDPDDPDTTDDPDTPGTDPAALDDAA; encoded by the coding sequence ATGCGTGCGGCGGTGACCCACCGCGGGTATGTAAGGATGCGCACGCACCGCGCAGCGCAGCTGGGAAGGTTTCCTGTGGCTCCGAAGTCCCGTCACTCGTTGACGCCGCCGCCCCCGAGGGGAGGCCACCCGCTGCTGCGCCGAGTGGTCTCCGGGCTCTCCGCGGGAGTCCTCGCCGCCGGTGTGCTCGCCGGCACCGCCGCGAGCAGCCTGCCGGGCGCGCCCGGCACCGCGGCCGCCGACGGCGCCCCGGCGCTCGCGGCCTCCGCCACCGTGGGGGAGACGGCCGCGGTCTCGATCGGCCTCGTCGGTGGCACCGTCACCTCGATCCCCGAGACGCTCGACCAGATCTTCGCGCTCCTCGAACGCGCCGAGCGTGCCGCGCACGACAGCGGCCGCGAGATCACGCCCGCGATCAGCCAGGCCGCCGCGGAGCTCGGCATGCTGCTCACCACCTACCTCGCGCAGCACGACGACGTCGCCGCCACGGTGGGGGACGACGCGGACCTGGCGACGGCCGCAGCGGCCGCCGCGGGGGCCACGCTGCCGGAACCCGTCGCCCCGCGCGCGACGACCGACCCACAGGTTGCAGACGGAGCCGCCGCGAGGAAGAGCACGGCGGGGGACGAGTCGTCGGCCGACGAATCGGCGACGAACGACGCCGCGGTGGATGAGTCCGGTGACTCCGACCAGACCGCTGCCACCGCCGACAACGCCGCTGCCGATGCCGCTGCTGCTGGTACTGCTGCCGAAGCCGAAGCCGAAGCCGAAGCGGATGCCGAAGCAGACGCTGCTGGCGACGTCGCCGACGCCGACGCGGATGCCGGTGCCGATGCTGCAGGCGCCGACGCCGACGCTGCTGCCGACGCTGACGACGCCCCCACGGCTGACGAGCAGCCGGAGGTCACGTTCGACGACGTCGTGCTCGCGGCGATGCGGTTGGCCACCCTGCTCGACTCGGAGGGCGTGTACCGGGTCGCCGTCTCGGGTGCGGCGCCGCTGACAGGCGAGGGCACGCCGCTGACGACGATGCTGCGCGACGCGGTCGAGCGTTACGGCCGCTCCACCGACGGGTACGCCAACGGCCGTATCCCCGCCGACGTGCTCTGCGCCCTCCCGTTCGCTTCCGGTCACCGGCTGCGCTGCGACGCCGCTGCCCAGCTCGTGGCGCTCAACGCCGAGTACGAGGCGAAGTTCGGCCGGTCGATCCCGATGACGGACTCGTACCGGACGCTGGAGTCGCAGATCGTGCTGAAGGTCAAGAAGCCGCGCCTCGCCGCGACCCCGGGCCATTCGCTGCACGGGTGGGGCATCGCCGTCGACCTCGGCGCACCGATCAGCTCGGGCACCTCACGCGAGTACCTGTGGCTGCGTCTCAACGGCCCGGACTACGGCTGGGACAACCCGTCGTGGGCGCGCCTCGACGGATCCAAGCCGGAACCGTGGCACTTCGAGTTCTTCGCGGCCGGTCCGACGCCGGACCGCGCGCTGTCTGCCGAGGACGTCGCGCTGTACCGCGCAGCCAGCAGCGCGCCCGCCGGTTCGGCGACGCAGCAACCGACGTCATCGTCGACGCCGGAAGCCACGCCGACGCCGACGCCGAGCCCGACGCCGAGCCCGACGCCGTCGACCCAGCCGACTCCGACACCATCGACCAAGCCGACCCCGACGCCGTCGACCAAGCCGACCCCGACGCCGTCGAGTGAGCCCACCCCGACGCCGTCGACCAAGCCCACTGACCCAGCCGTGGATCCTTCGACGGACCCAACGGGGCAGCCGTCGACCGACCCGACGACTGACGACCCGACCGACTCGCCATCCGACGAGCCGAGCGACGAGCCGACCGACCCGACGACAAGCGATCCGACCGACCCGACGACAGGCGAACCGAGCGACGAGCCAACCGGGCCGACGACCGAAGATCCGACCGGCCCGCCAACCGATGACCCGGCCGGCGAACTCACCGACGATCCGTCGGGTGAGCCGACCGATGGATCGACTGGTGAGCCGAGCGATGGATCGGTCGGCGGCGACCCGGCACGCGAACCCGGCGGCGACCCGACGGACACCGCCACTGATCCGGTCGGCGACTCGGCAGGCGACCCGGCCACCGGCCCCGCGGCCGGCCAGAACGAGAACCCCGCCGACGTCGGCACGCAGGACGTTCCGCCGTCCGACGTCGCGACGGGACCGGAGCCCGCGACGACGCCCACCCGAGGTAGCGACGACCCGGGAGACCCGGACGACCCCGACACCACGGACGACCCGGACACCCCCGGGACGGACCCGGCCGCGCTGGACGACGCCGCCTGA
- a CDS encoding STAS domain-containing protein, producing MDLDQTEQRTATGSGISCRTTADGTVVTLWGEVDAALREAAGEVMALLAVHATGIPVVIEAKDVTFIDSSGIAFILQVYVLGQETGTPVSLRDPSEAVVEVLDMVGIGGRIPVVHESGEAS from the coding sequence ATGGACCTCGACCAGACCGAGCAGCGCACGGCCACCGGTTCCGGGATCTCGTGCCGGACGACGGCCGACGGCACCGTCGTGACCCTGTGGGGCGAGGTCGATGCCGCGCTGCGCGAGGCTGCCGGCGAGGTGATGGCCCTGCTCGCGGTGCACGCGACGGGCATCCCGGTGGTCATCGAGGCGAAGGACGTCACGTTCATCGACTCGTCGGGCATCGCGTTCATCCTGCAGGTGTACGTGCTGGGCCAGGAGACGGGGACGCCGGTGAGCCTGCGAGACCCGTCGGAGGCGGTGGTCGAGGTCCTCGACATGGTCGGCATCGGGGGCCGCATCCCCGTGGTGCACGAGTCGGGCGAGGCGAGCTGA
- a CDS encoding LmeA family phospholipid-binding protein has product MALGLLALLAVGADRGAAWATSESVTAAVERGGTDVVDADVQIHGFPFLTQLAAGSLERVTASLERGSFGGYGVSDVSIDARGVRPRSPWTTRQASADGVVAFDTIAAVMSERLGTDVTMGPAPGDPGAITLGTSVTVLGAAVDVSAVVLPDVVDGELAVQVRGVSVGGADVAVDALPGGLGDRLSGLRIPLDLPDGITLVGARGETDGVRLTIDARDVALDAVAW; this is encoded by the coding sequence GTGGCTCTCGGGCTGCTCGCGCTCCTCGCCGTCGGCGCGGACCGGGGTGCCGCGTGGGCCACGAGCGAGAGCGTCACGGCGGCCGTGGAGCGTGGCGGCACGGACGTCGTCGACGCGGACGTGCAGATCCACGGCTTCCCGTTCCTCACGCAGCTCGCCGCCGGCAGCCTCGAACGCGTGACGGCCTCGCTCGAGCGCGGCTCGTTCGGCGGGTACGGGGTGTCCGACGTGAGCATCGACGCCCGCGGCGTCCGGCCGCGTTCCCCGTGGACCACGCGGCAGGCCAGCGCCGACGGCGTTGTGGCGTTCGACACGATCGCGGCCGTGATGTCCGAGCGGCTGGGAACCGACGTGACCATGGGCCCCGCACCCGGTGACCCGGGCGCGATCACGCTCGGGACGTCCGTCACGGTGCTGGGTGCGGCCGTGGACGTCAGCGCGGTGGTGCTGCCCGACGTCGTCGACGGCGAGCTTGCGGTGCAGGTCAGGGGCGTGTCGGTGGGCGGGGCGGACGTCGCGGTCGACGCGTTGCCCGGGGGTCTGGGCGACCGGCTGAGCGGTCTGCGCATCCCGCTCGACCTCCCCGACGGCATCACCCTGGTCGGCGCACGCGGCGAGACGGACGGGGTGCGGCTGACGATCGACGCCCGCGACGTGGCCCTGGACGCGGTGGCCTGGTAG
- a CDS encoding ABC transporter substrate-binding protein produces MRTRPALLVATAVAATLTLGACTSASQDQGGSAPSAAATVVKDEAIAALVPAAVAADGKLTVAAELSYAPLEFVDADGKTPVGLDIDIATAIATVMGLEVDVQSAQFDSIIPAIGTRYEVGVSAFTITPERLETVTMVSYFSAGSQLAVQAGNPDGVDPDDLCGLTVGVQTGTVQQEELEELSAACETPIEILPYDSQATVTANLVGGKLQAMYADSPITAYAVEQADGALETLGEIRDAAPYGVVVAKDDPELAEAVRAALQQLMDDGTLAEIAAHWGNEAGALTTAEINPAV; encoded by the coding sequence ATGCGCACTCGTCCCGCCCTCCTCGTCGCGACCGCCGTGGCTGCGACGCTCACCCTCGGCGCCTGCACGTCGGCGTCCCAGGACCAGGGCGGCAGTGCGCCGAGCGCCGCCGCCACCGTCGTGAAGGACGAGGCCATCGCCGCGCTCGTGCCGGCGGCCGTCGCCGCGGACGGCAAGCTGACCGTCGCGGCCGAGCTGTCCTACGCCCCGCTCGAGTTCGTCGACGCCGACGGCAAGACGCCGGTGGGCCTCGACATCGACATCGCGACCGCGATCGCCACCGTCATGGGGCTCGAGGTGGACGTCCAGTCGGCCCAGTTCGACTCGATCATCCCGGCCATCGGCACGCGGTACGAGGTGGGCGTCTCGGCGTTCACGATCACCCCCGAGCGCCTCGAGACCGTCACGATGGTCAGCTACTTCAGCGCCGGGTCACAGCTCGCGGTCCAGGCCGGCAACCCGGACGGCGTCGACCCGGACGACCTGTGCGGGCTCACCGTCGGCGTCCAGACCGGCACCGTGCAGCAGGAGGAGCTCGAGGAGCTGAGCGCCGCCTGCGAGACGCCCATCGAGATCCTCCCGTACGACTCGCAGGCCACCGTCACCGCGAACCTGGTGGGCGGCAAGCTGCAGGCCATGTACGCCGACTCGCCCATCACGGCCTACGCCGTCGAGCAGGCCGACGGCGCCCTTGAGACGCTCGGGGAGATCCGCGACGCCGCCCCCTATGGTGTGGTCGTCGCGAAGGACGACCCGGAGCTGGCCGAGGCCGTGCGGGCCGCGCTGCAGCAGCTCATGGACGACGGCACGCTGGCCGAGATCGCCGCTCACTGGGGCAACGAGGCCGGCGCCCTGACCACCGCCGAGATCAACCCGGCCGTCTGA